In the genome of Megalops cyprinoides isolate fMegCyp1 chromosome 18, fMegCyp1.pri, whole genome shotgun sequence, the window gtttatctgtgtgtgtatgtgtgtggtggtggggggttggggaatGGGCCGCCACATGCAGGCTCAACACGTGACAGCGAGATGATCTCACCCCAAACCTGCATAGAAAAAATTGTGGGAAAAGTTTTTAAGGACTTTTCCCCAAACTGGTTTCTGTATCCTATTTGTTGAAATAATTAATAAGTGTCACATTTATTCTGGGTTGCgctgaaatgtatgtatgtataaagtTTGCGGCTGTGTGTATTGGTACATATTGTTCTTCACTAGTCTGGCATCCTTTGTTCCTGGAATGATTTCATTTAGCCAGAGGTCTATCAGAATTCTGTTTATGGGGTGAGGGGCAAAGTTTCTAACAACACTGACACTTCCTTATGGAGAGAAGTGATAAGCCTAGGGTAGCCATAGGCTAACGTAGGGTGTACTGCAATGTATAAAATGTAGGTCTGTTTACTTTCCACTAAATAAACccatacagaaaataatatattgagaatatgtTTTAGAGATGACATTTAGCTCAGttaatgtatttgcaaattATTACTGCTTTGGTATGTTGCTGTATATTTGTGCTTTgtattaatatatgtatttgcaatatattcttggtcTGGACAACGTATTTGTcagtatattgtaatatatttcatttctgtatgggAAAAAGAGGCCGTCTGGTCACATCTCTGGTGGTTTGACAAACCCCGTGGTTTGTATGTCTGACAAGGGAAGCACAGCCCACAGACCATTCTGGAGCTGTAAGTAACACGATGCCCTAGAGCTATGACATCCCTTCCTATCCATGTCCTTATTATATCAGTGAGACGCGCGCTTTTTGTCTGACTCTACGCAGACTGCTTCTCCTCCAAGGGAGAGGACCGACTCTTCCGCCGGCTGTTCCGCAGGTACAACCAGTTCATCCGGCCGGTGGAGAATGTGTCCGACCCCGTTACCGTGGAGTTCGAGGTCTCCATTTCTCAGCTGGTCAAAGTCGTAAGTTCTGCTTCTGCCACACTTGTACACAATAGCTGTAACATCAGGTATTATGTGCAGgaatggatgtgtgtgcgtgtgtatagttaaccttttaaatttgaaaattcagtaatatctgtatgttttttttccttgacagGCTTCTTTCtcttatatttctttattttaaaagtcacTCAATTATATAGGTGCCATGTAATCATGTAAGAAAATTGTGTTTGAACTATTTTATTACAGTACACTGTCAGAGTTATTGCAGACTTTGAGAAATAAGGCTTTACAGGTTTTAATTAGTTTACAGTTTGCAAATGAAACATTGGATAACTGCACTTATTATCCAAGTAAATACTTCACTTAACAATCACAGCAAGGCAGTTTCAAAACCAGCAACACCGCAGCCCTTTAGCACAGAAAGACCCCTGCTCAGCCCCTCAGCAAGAATGCTGGGAATGGGAAAGTGGGAAAACCAATTTCCAAACCAAATGACATTTGAGTCTGGATCAAGTGTTTTTCCATGTACAGGTCAAAGTGCAGAGCAGTGGTAATCATATATGTGATATGTCCCTCCTGCAGGATGAAGTGAATCAGATCATGGAGACGAATCTCTGGCTGAGACATGTAAGTGGTGTCTGTGCGCCTGTCCCTTGGGGAACTACAGGAGTGGGGGTGGAACGTCTGAGCTTATTTAGTGGTGGCAGAGAAGCCCTTGCTGGGGCAACAGGTCAAGAAGCAGTGTTGTACTTGGGGCGTCTGTGCGGAGAACCACTAACGCCTGAGAACTCTAAATGGGTGCAAATAGGAAAAAGGTTTTTGACTCTTCAGCAAGGCAGACATTCACTCATCCTTGCACTCATGAGTAAAGAGTAAACAGTGATTTAGCTTTTTTTCAAGTAATTAGCAGTAGGTGCAACATATGCATATTGCAATGGATGTACAATGGGAATAATGTCGTATTTACCCAAAGgtagctgtgtgtttcagtttgcATTCATTAGAACTAATTAATGCACCTCATAAGGGGAGCTTAAGCAGAAATGTCAGACGTAATCATGTACCGCTGATGGTGTAGAGATATTCACAGACAGCTGGGTAGAGCACCCAGTAGGAGCAGATGTCTCAGAACTTTTTCAGTATCTTACGAATTTGTCAAAGTCATGCATTACAGGGAACTGCTTTGCCCTTGCCTCTGGTCTGTATACAGCTTCAGATCTGGAGAAGCGCATTGAGAGGGTTTCCCTAATTTCAGTTCAGCTTCATTTCACACGTTCTCTGATAggcacacaccagcacacacacatacacacacacacacacacacacacacacatacacacacacacacacacacacagacacacacacatacacacacacacacacacacacacgcacgcacatgcacgtgcacacacacacatatacacacacacacacacacacacacacacacacatatatgtatgtgcatgtgtgtatgagcacacacacacacacacacgcacacacacaaacacacaaagatgtATGGATCAGTATCCTCCTTGGGGCACACGCAGCACAGTGGTAGAAGGAGCTAATAATACACTGCTGGAATTCATCATTTTGTTTCCACCTTCAGTCACTCCAGGCAGAAGTTTCCCGTAAGTGCTGCTCTAGGATCAGATTTGCTGTTTATCTTATAATGGTTAAGGTTAAAATTTGTCATCAGGGaatctggtcctagatcagcacttacgAGCAACTCAAGCCCTTCACTCACGGTCCTGTGTTCTTTTGTTTCCCTAAACCTGATACGACCATTGGACAAAGAGAATGCTCGCACGTTTCTGTTGGCTGGAATATTTATGACAGGATTAAGTGCATTTAAGGAAGATGATCCCCCTGCTCCATttgctggtgtgtgtggtgtgtgtgtgtgtgtgtgtgtgtgtgtgtgtgtgcgtatgtgtctgtgtgtgtgtatgcgtgacTGCCTGCTAGCGTGCTTGCATacctgcatgagtgtgtgcttgtgtgtatgagtgatgGAGCACCCTTCTAGCACTCTCTGTCCCAAATGTGACCTGCTTTGATGAGATTAATGGGAAGCCCCTCTTATTAAGCGCTAGCAATACAGCTAATGACAGGTCTGGCTTTCATACCCCTATGTGAAATGAGTCTGGGATTACTGCTTTCCAGGGTGGGAAAATTACCCTGGGCAATCAACAGCAGACCGCTTTGATAATGCCGCTTTATTGCCTCTTCGCCTTGCTGTAATTATTTGCATAGCTGAATTTAATCCAGGATCAATAGGAGGTGGTTAAGTCTGTTGTAGACCCCTGCATTAGCCAGCATGCCCAAAGAGGCCACTTTGCTTTACCTCTAACCTCTAAATGGAGTTATATACTCTCAGCATGTAAGGTCTCTAATTACAGAGAGTAGATAGAATGCAGTGCTTTGCATATTTAACAACACATGATCTTGGCTATACCAGGTCATTCAACTTGATTTCCCATGTGAAAGCAATTTCTTAATGTATTGCAAAATATATCACCATTTCATGTCTGtcattttatgaatgtattttagaaTGACTTTAACAGGTATTTTCTGAATATGTTCTgctaatattaatatattgtttcTAAAATAGCAGTACATTTGGACTATTTTAAAAGTTTTCTTGCATTGAAAGTGCTCAAACATTAATACATgctaaaacagaatttaaagtAACAGTCTACTGAAAAATACAAGACTACGcgtattttttaaatactaaTCTTACGATGCGTTgcttgaaaaacacatatttgcCAATTCGGTGGAACAGCCTGTAATCCCATCACAGCGCCCGGTGCAGTGGAGTTCCCATCTGTAAGAGTaagcggggaggggggcactCTCAGCTCCGCTCACAGAGCCCGAGGTGACAGcggtgacagagacagagtgactAAGCCCCGTCACTTACACAACAGCGCGAGAGCTGCCGAGAAAAGGGGCTCGCTCGCGCCGCGGCTTTTCACGCCCAGGAGCACGACAGGGTGAGGTCGTCCCGTTATTAACGCCTGGGTTCGACAGCAGTAAACTCACAAAGAAGGGGCTGCATTAGTGTAGAAGTAGCAGTAGATGCAGAATTGCCCGGTTCTGTGCAGTCTTCAGATGCGacagcatttgctttttttttttttttgagaaccCTCTCTGACACAGTTACTTTAATACTGTAGTTCCAGTTGTAAGTTTTGTGACGTTATAAGCCGAAATAAGCCTCTGCTGTTTGGTATAGAGGATCAGGGTCAGAAAGTTCATTTTTCAGGGGATTGGACATTAGTTGTGCCACTTTCCAGGAAATACTACCATGAATAATGTTCTCTCGGTTATTTAGAATACATCAAAAACACACGAGAAGGTCAACAGGGTCTGTCCccgttttttattattattatttagcagtCCTTTAGAAAAAGggaatgtgtgaaaaaaaagagaaaaaaaagtatgaaaaaaaaactgatcaacAGACCCTTTTGAAATTAGTATACTTTCTATGATATGTTTAATATGTTCATATATCTTGTAATATGCTGCTTTAGGTTATATTCCACAATATGCAGTTACTGCTGCAGTTCATAATAACTAATCCTTTCTTATGCGAGTGTATTTTGACATATgtataagataagataagatttGCCATTTGTTTCTGAAGTTATGCTTTCATAAAGGGAATGGTCAAAGTGAGAGGTAATCGATTCCATAGGACGAGTTAATCACAGTTTATTCTCATGACCTGAATATGCCAGCCTCTTTCAGCCTCCtcactgtttctgctgtgtcacAGATTTGGAATGACTACAAGCTGAGGTGGTCTCCAATGGAGTACGATGGAATCGAATTCATACGCGTCCCTTCCAATAAGATATGGAGACCTGACATTGTGTTATATAACAAGTAagtctgttatgtttttttttttttgtcatgtgttttAGTGAGGGTCCAGTTACAGCCAGCTTTGTCCACTGAAACTCACGGGTCTCTTCTCCTCTGATTCAGCTCAAGGTCTTAATGTGTCTGGGTGTGAGACATATATGAAATCTGTCCTGAGCTCATCCTGTATTGTGGTCTTTAACACAAAATTTAAACAGCATATTGTCTCACAGTTTTAAGaggcacagaaaaaagaaaaaaaaaaacttcctgcTGCGATTCTTACGCATACACAACTCAGTGCACCGTTCTGCAGTTTGGACTGTTgatgtgctgtaatgtgctgtttgttaTAAAACGCTGTCAGAAGCCAGAGAAGTACAATTAAGTAATCTGAGGAttatctgtctgtttctgccAGTGCTGTGGGGGATTTCTTGGTGGAAGACAAAACCAAGGCCCTGCTGAAGTACGATGGCACAGTGACCTGGGTCCCGCCGGCCATCTTCAAGAGCTCCTGCCCGATGGACATCACCTACTTCCCCTTTGACTACCAGAACTGCTCCATGAAGTTCGGCTCCTGGACCTACGACAAGGCCAAGATCGACCTGGTGCTGATCGGGTCCAAGGTCAACCTCAAGGACTTCTGGGAGAGCGGGGAGTGGGAGATCATCGACGCGCCGGGCTACAAGCACGACATCAAGTACAACTGCTGTGAGGAGATCTACCCGGACATCACCTACTCTTTCTACATCCGCCGCCTCCCGCTTTTCTACACCATCAACCTCATCATCCCCTGCCTGCTCATCTCCTTCCTGACCGTGCTGGTCTTCTACCTGCCCTCGGACTGCGGCGAGAAGGTCACCCTCTGCATATCAgtcctgctgtctctcaccGTGTTCCTGCTGGTCATCACCGAGACCATCCCATCCACCTCGCTGGTCATCCCGCTGATCGGCGAGTACCTGCTCTTCACTATGATCTTCGTCACGCTCTCCATCGTCATCACCGTCTTCGTGCTCAACGTGCACTACCGCACGCCCACCACCCACACCATGCCCGCCTGGGTGCGCTCCGTCTTCCTGGGCGTGCTGCCCCGGGTCATGCTGATGCGCCGGCCCATCGACCAGCAGGAGGCGCTAAAGAGCAGCGGGGGCAGCAGCGGCTGTGGTAGCTTGAGTTGCGCGGACGGGATCTGCAAGGGGggttgtggaggaggaggaggaggaggagggagtggaGGCAAGAAGCGGAAGAGCAGCGCCCGCCAGCAGGACTCTGTGAACTGCCTGGAGTACGGGGAGAACAAGGTGGCGGCCGGCGACCCCAAGAAGTGCCCGTGCCAGCAGGGCAAGGAGGCCCCCGAGGCCCCGGAGCCGGGGAAGCTGGCCCGGCAGCTGAGCCCGCAGCCCATCAACGCGGTGGTGGCCTTCTCCGTGGTGTCGCCCGAGATCAAGCAGGCCATCGAGAGCGTCAAGTACATCGCCGAGAACATGCGGAGCCGCAACAAGGCCAAAGAGGTACCGCCACTGCCGCATTACACTTCAGGGAAATCCTTTATCTAAGAGGCTGAGGAACACTTCTGAATAATGTTTGGAAAAGTTTTAATGGAAaagtataaatggatgaaatagCAAAAAATCCAATTCAATCTAAAAATATAAACGGATGAAATAGCAATAAATCTATTTAACCACATTAAATGTACTCAATAGTAAACTCAGGGATGGTAAACTCCATATATGTTGAAGATCATTCAACAAATAAAGCGGTCTAAATTAGAGTAATCACTAGAAGTGAAGGTAAAAactttaaaagctttttttctaaTTGCAAATTGAAAGCCTTTTCTAAAATACATGTTATtcagagaaaggagaaatattcaatattgaaaaagaaaacagtatgTTGTATGATAATGCTTAAAGTGTAAATCTAATAAAAGTACATAGCTAACGATTCTGTCGAAGAAAGtttaaggagaaaaaagcaTGAACAATCTTAGGTATGTCACAGAGGCCTTACTGTTGTCAAACAAACCTAAAGGTTCAATTGATGCATCAGTTACATACAAACAGATGAAACAAACTTCTGTGTCTAAACCTCTATAAGTAAACTTAATAGCATTAACTGGGATGATGTAGTTAGCCTGGTAGGTGATTTCAGTGGTTTGATCTGAGCCATTCCTCTTTCAGTAACCAGGTTTACATGCGTGGAAAGGCAGTATGGGAATTCCTTTTGAGACATACAGAGCAGTGTCACATCTCCAACCCTGACAACCTGGTGAAAAATTTTATCTTGTCTTTCTCCCTTTGGTTTGACTCATGGGATGTGCAGATAAAAGGAGAAGCTGAAAGTCACAATTAAAGACTCTTGTTTGAAGTGACTCAAGACTCCTTTATTTCTTCCACTGTGTTCTAAGAGAGGCAGGTGGCACGGTTGTTGTTCCCAACGATCCGTGCAGAAATGGCTATAACCCAAAGCAACAATGGTGTTGCTTCATAATTGCAAGCACAAATGTTCCACTTCATTTGCTGATGGAAATAAACACCTGCTTGTattgaaaacagaaaggaaGGACTCATATTGCTGGCAAAAGGTATGGCAAATTACGGCCACAATTTTTTAAGCGTGAAAAAGCAACCAGGTTTTAATCAGTTGCTCCCGTTATAGTGCCGGGATTCCAAATGCATAAAGGCCAGAaacctttttgcatttttttctgctcattaaCAAAAGGTCACCAATGTGTGCAGAGAATCAgtcaaacaggcagacagagagcagagtggtTTGTGTCACAGGGAAAGCTAGGGATTATCCTGCTAAATTTATTGAGAGTCTGAAATGGAGGATAGCAGAGGAAGGCACTTTCCAATTACCAAATTCATTGTTTCACGGAATCTGATTCTTGAACTCTGACCGGTGACTGTGGTAAGGAAAGGTgacttaattttaaaatgtctatCTCCAGTGGCTTAATGTACATTTCTTCTCCGTTCTGTCTTGAATGTGTCCAAAATGGAAGTTTCACTCCAgttttttctcctctcagtTGTCATAGAGTAAATCTTGTCATCTTGGTATTATTAATACCTTCTAAAAGTGTTTAGagtaacaaacaataaaacattaatctGCAAAACAgatgtatatttaattttttctctTATGAGCTCAATATGAACAATACTTTTCAGATGGCTGTGCTACAAATGTTAAGTCATTAGTGTGTATTTCAAGGGGAagttattattttgtcatttttcagttgtaAGATTTCCTTTTGCTTCTcttacccagcatgcacagcaAGGTTGTACAATTTAGAGGGTGAAGAGATGGAAAATTG includes:
- the LOC118793068 gene encoding neuronal acetylcholine receptor subunit alpha-3-like, which translates into the protein METNLWLRHIWNDYKLRWSPMEYDGIEFIRVPSNKIWRPDIVLYNNAVGDFLVEDKTKALLKYDGTVTWVPPAIFKSSCPMDITYFPFDYQNCSMKFGSWTYDKAKIDLVLIGSKVNLKDFWESGEWEIIDAPGYKHDIKYNCCEEIYPDITYSFYIRRLPLFYTINLIIPCLLISFLTVLVFYLPSDCGEKVTLCISVLLSLTVFLLVITETIPSTSLVIPLIGEYLLFTMIFVTLSIVITVFVLNVHYRTPTTHTMPAWVRSVFLGVLPRVMLMRRPIDQQEALKSSGGSSGCGSLSCADGICKGGCGGGGGGGGSGGKKRKSSARQQDSVNCLEYGENKVAAGDPKKCPCQQGKEAPEAPEPGKLARQLSPQPINAVVAFSVVSPEIKQAIESVKYIAENMRSRNKAKEVEDDWKYVAMVIDRIFLWVFVLVCVLGTLGLFLQPLIGFFT